ATCCGGCGAGCTTACCGCCAGCAGTGTGCAGAACTGGCTCAGCGGCCGCATCCTGGTCCTGGAAAACCTGGCACAAAACGTTGCCCATCAAGGGAGTGGCGCCGATCTGCCTGGTTTGGTCGATCAACCGGCGTTCACCGCCAACTTCCAGTTTACCTACGTGGGTCAAACCAACGGTGTGTTCACCCAGCGTCCCGATGCGAAGATGCCCGAAGGCTATGACCCACGTCAGCGTCCTTGGTACAAGCAAGCCGTAGCAGCGGACAAAACCATGCTTACCCCGCCTTATATGGCGGCTGTGGGCGGCCAGATCGTGACGATCGCCATGCCGGTGAAGAAGAACGGCGAATTGTTGGGCGTTGTGGGGGGAGACTTGAGCCTGCAAACCCTGGTTAAGATCATCAACTCGGTGGATTTCGGCGGTATTGGCCATGCTTTCCTGGTCAGTGGTGATGGCCAGGTCATCGTCAGTCCTGACCAGGACCAGGTGATGAAAAACCTCAAAGACATTTACCCAGGCACCCAGTTGCGTATCGAGAAGGTTAACCAGGACGTTGTACTCAATGGACAGGACCGTATCCTCTCGTTTACGCCTATCAGCGGTTTGCCGGGGGCTGACTGGTATATCGGTCTTTCTATCGACAAAGACAAAGCCTATGCCGCATTGGGGAAATTTCGCACTTCAGCATTGATAGCGATGCTCATCGCCGTTGTAGCGATTGCCGTGCTGTTGAGTTTATTGATTCAGGTGTTGTTACGTCCGCTGACCACCATGGGCGTGGCCATGAAGGACATTGCTCAAGGCGAAGGTGATCTGACTCGACGCCTGGACGTTACGAGCAAAGACGAGTTCGGCGAAGTCGGTAGCGCATTCAATCAGTTTGTCGAGCGTATCCACGCCTCGATTTCCGAAGTGTCCTCGGCGACACGCCAGGTGCATGACTTGTCCCAGCGCGTGATGGCGTCGTCCAACGCGTCGATCATCGGCTCTGACGAACAAAGTGCACGTACCAACAGCGTGGCTGCGGCGATCAACGAGCTGGGCGCCGCCACCCAGGAAATCGCGCGTAACGCCGCTGATGCCTCGCAGCATGCCAGCGGTGCCAGTGAGCAAGCTGACGATGGACGCAAGGTCGTGGAGCAAACCATCCAGGCAATGTCGGAACTGTCGCAGAAAATCAGCCTGTCCTGCACCCAGATCGAGACCCTTAACGCCAGCACCGACAACATTGGCCACATCCTCGATGTGATCAAGGGCATCTCCCAGCAGACCAACTTGCTCGCGCTGAATGCGGCCATCGAAGCAGCCCGTGCCGGCGAAGCTGGGCGCGGGTTTGCCGTGGTAGCTGACGAGGTGCGTAACCTGGCTCACCGTACCCAGGAGTCGGCTGAAGAGATTCACAAGATGATCACTTCCCTGCAAGTGGGTTCGCGTGAAGCCGTGACCACCATGAACGCCAGCCAGGTTTCCAGCGAAGAAAGCGTTGAAGTGGCTAACCAGGCCGGCGAGCGTCTGGTCAGCGTGACGCAGCGAATCGTTGAGATCGACGGCATGAACCAATCGGTCGCCGCAGCGACCGAGGAGCAAACAGCCGTGGTTGAAACCCTCAATGTCGACATCAACCAGATCAACCTGCTGAACCAGCAAGGCGTGGCCAATCTCAACGAGACGCTCAAGGACTGCGATGCGCTGTCCCAGCAAGCCAGCCGATTGAAGCAATTGGTCGACAGCTTCAAAATCTGATCCTGGCGCATCGGAGCGCGGCCTCTCGCTCCGACTGCCTGGCCGTTCAAAGAAAGCCGATGGCCTTCAGGTAGTCACAGCCCTTGCGCAAGAGTGCAGGGCTCTTTGGCGGATAGTGTGTGCCCATTTTTTCCAACCCCCACTGGGCATTGCTGTAATGGATCATCGACGTGTCGCCGATGTCTTCACCCAGCCCATCAAGGTAGAAGCCCAGTACGCCGAACAACGCATTGTCATGGCCTACTGTTCGCAACGCCCGTTGCCACTGTTGAAGGCTTATACGCTCGAAGATATGTCCGGCCTGGCTGAACGCATCAAGGTACTGGTCCCAGTTCAACGGTTGTGGATTGTGCAGGTTGAACACGTTTCGCCCAGCGACAAAACGGATGCTGTGAAACGCGATGAAGCGTGCCAGGAAGTCCACTGGCATCAAGTCGAAGTTCCCTTCCATTCGAGGGACCATGCCCAGCTGCAGCGACCCCTTGAGCATCAGCATCAAACGATTTTTATGGGGTTGGCAGACGCCATTCTGACTGTTGAAGCTGATATTCCCCGGCCGGTGAATATTCACCCAGGCCCCCTGTTCGACGGCTCGCCCCAATAATCGCTCGGCCACCCATTTCGAGAGGTTGTAGCCATTTTTTACATAGAGCGGCAATGCGTGGCTGGCGGGGGCTTCGAGCACATACCGATCAGTGTCGATGCTACTGCAGGCGGACAGCGTAGAAATGAAATTGAAGACTTTCTTACAGTGGGTCTCGCAAAGGCGCAGGCATTCAAACACCGGCTCGACGTTCTCCTTGGCGAGTGCTGTGTAGTCCATCACATGATTGACCTGCGCCGCGTTGTGCACAAGCACGCCATGATGACGGGCGATGTGCTCGTACGCCTCACAGGACAGGCCCATGCGTGGTTGACGCAGGTCTGCGGCGTACACCTGCACTCGGCTCAGGTCCAACCGTTCCAGGCGGTATTCACGCAACGCCTGAGTGAACCGGTCCGCCGCTGACTGGCCCGGAAGGGCCCGAACCAGGCACGCGACTTCTTTCGCCCCGTCAGCCAGCAAGGCCTGGACGATATGCACCCCTACAAAGCTGTTGGCCCCCGTGACAATCGCCTTGCTGGGATCGCCGGCGCGGGCCTCAGGCAGTACCTTGAGGTCCAGGGGTCGAGATGCATCTTTTTTCATCTGGTTAAACGGCGTGTCGGGCAGCGCCCCACCTTCGATCTGTAAGGCCAGCGCACGAATCGTCGGAGCCTTGAAAAACTGGCTCAATGACAGGCTGCAGCCAAACTGCCCGCGCAGGCGCAATAGTAAGGTCGACAGCAGGATCGAATGGCCACCCAGGTCGAAAAAACTGTCGTCGATCGACACGTCACCGGCAGACAGCTCTAATAACTCAGCCCAAAGGTCCACCAATTGCGCCTGGATTGGTGTGCTGCAACGAATTGCCTTCTGCGCGCGGATGTTCGGCGTCGCCCGCAACGCCTTGCGATCAATCTTGCCGTTGCTCGAAGAGGGGAGGCTCGGCAGCTCGCTCCAGGCGATGGGTTGCATATGCTCAGGCAGCCACTGCCGGGCATGTTCTTTCAGGCTGGCCAGTGTGGCGCCGGGTTCGGGCTGAGCGGCAAAGCCAATGATTCTGCATGCCTTATCAATCACCACTGCTACCTGGCGAAACAGCCGACTGCTGCGCAGGCACTGCTCGATTTCCTGAGGCTCGACTCGAAAACCGCGGATCTTGACCTGATCATCCCGTCGGCCGCCCAACTCGATACCGTCTGGTGTCCATTTCGCCAGGTCGCCACTGCGGTAAGCCAGCAGCCCTTGTCCATTGGGCAACGTCAGCGTGACGAATGGGGAGTCGGCCTGCGTTGGTCCGTTCAGATAGCCCTGGCCGACCCCCGGACCTGCGATGTACAGGTCACCCATCACTTGCTCATCCACCGGCTGCAAGTGGTCGTCAAGAATCAAGACCTGACTGTTGGCAATGGGCAGACCAATGTTGCGATTGCTGTCACCGAGCCGAAACGTCCGATGGGTTGCCAGTACCGTGGCTTCGGTGGGGCCATAGAAATTGTGCAACTGGCATCGGCCTGCCAGTCGCTCGATCACGTAGGGCTCGCAGAAATCGCCGCCGGTGAGCAGGTGGCAGAGGCCCAGAGGCTGATCCAGCGGCAGGATACTGAGCAGTGCCGGTGGCAGAAAAGCATGGGTGATTCGCTGCAGGCGGATCAACTCGACCAATTGCTGAGGATCGTGACGTTGGTCTGCGCTGGGGACAATCAGCTCTGCGCCTGCAATCAAGGCGGGGAAAATATCGATTAGCGATGAATCAAAGCTCAGCGGTGAAAATTGCAGCACGCGACTCGTATCATCCAGCGCCACGCAGCTACTGAGCCAGGCAGTGAAATGCGCCAGATTATATTGGCTGAGCAACACCCCCTTGGGTTGCCCGGTGGTGCCGGAGGTGAAAAGTGCCATGCACGGCGCATCGGCATGGGGACGATGACGCATCAGCGGTTGAGTCGGGTCGATGTCGTGTGAGACAAGCGTACTCACATCAATTGAAACGAAATGATCGCGCAACGGATGCACGCCATTGGCAAGTAATAGACAGGTGCCTGCGCTTGTCAGCATGCTGTGCTGGCGTTTTACCGGATGATCCGGAGACAGCGGCAGATACACCGCGCCGCATCCCAGCACCGCCAGAATGCTCGCGTAGAGCTCGATAGACTTTTCCAGGCACACACCCACCACCGGTGGTGGTTCGATGCTCTCCAGCAGGGGCAGCAAGCGTTGCTGAATCGCCATGGCTTTTTCCTGAAGTTGGCGATAAGTCACCGCGCCTCCCGCAATATTCAGCGCTGTGCGATTGGCGAAGACCCCAAGGCTGGCCTGCAGGCGTTCGATCATGGGCACCTGTGCCGCGCGAAGCAGCGCGGGGTCTGCCGTACGATTGAATCGATGCATGAACGCCAGTGCCTCCAGCCTTTGCAAGCCCTGTTCGGGCGAGGTGTCGGAGTGGGGCATTGCACAGAAAAAACCGGGGTCTCTTGAGAATCCGCTGACCAACGACGCTGCCCATTCCACCAAGGCGTTTTCCGCGCGACGGCGCAACCGCTGGCCGTTGCCGCTGGGTTCATCGGCAACGTCGTGCACAGCCAACAGGCGCCTCTCGCGGTCGTAGCAGCGGAACTGAAGTCCGGGCAGCCCCTGGTCGGTCAGAGGACCAATGCCCACGCGCAGGCTCATCCAGGGAGCATCGGTGAGGGCTGACGATGGCTGACTACCGTCCTCGATCACCAGATCGACCAACTCCGTCCCGGCCGTATGCCCGTATTGTTCCAGCACGAGCTTGAGGTCCCGCAGCGCCTGGCTGGCTCCCCGGCATTCAATCGTCAAGCGCTTCATGCCAACCTCCCCGACGCGGGCAGGTAGCTGTCCAGGGCGCGTGCCACGCCAGGCGTGTGCAGTACGCCGCTGTGGTGCAGGAAGCTCATGATGTTGCCAACCAGCGGATGCTGGCGGGTGACGGGAAAGTCCAACGCAACGATTTCATCATCCAGCGCCAGGCGAATATCGGCACTGATATCCAGGTGTTCGATCAACTGCAGGTCGAAGCTTTTCTGTAGGTCGTTGGTCAGGTAATGGGCCAGGAACGTAGGTAGCACAGCGGCAATGCTGTCGCGATCCTCCGCGCTCGCCGACTGCCAATAGATGCGCACCAACTGTGTCCAGAACTGTGCATGGCGCCCCTCATCAGACAGGTGATCGGCCATAAAGCCGCGCACGGACGACTTGACACTGTCGTCCTTGGAAAAGGCCGCCACATCATGGGTGACGGTGTTTTCGGCGATGGCCACGACGATCAACTCAACCGCATCGCGCAAGTGCTCTGGTGCCTGCGCCTGAGCTGCCGGCAAGGCGCGGCTCAGTTCGATCTGCCCAGGGAGGTCGAGTGGCTGGATACCGGTCAACTCCACGGCTTGCTGCAGGAAGTCCAGTGCTACCAACGCGTGGTAATCCTCATCCACCACGACGGTCATCGCGTCGTAGCGGCAGGCCAGAGGGAGAGGCAGCGAGAAGCGATTCTTGGCAATACTGCGGGCAGTCTTATCGACGATCTCGGTTTCGAAAACCACGATGTCATGGATGAATCGATAAAAACTTTGCGCCAGTACGAAATTGCGCCACTGCGGGCAGTGCTCGAGAAAGGTTGCACTCAGTACCAGCGGCTGGCGATACAGGGGAAAGATCAGTTTGTCGTCGTTTTCCAACAGTCGGCGCGGGCGAGTGCGAATGGTTGCGCGACGCTCCCAGTCTTCGGCGAATGAGCGGTACTCGATAACGCTCATGGATGAACCTCTTGCATTGAGGTCTGTACGTCATCCCAGAAGGTTATGCGGCTTTCCAGGACCTCAAGGGCAATGCTATAGGCTTGTTGCCGGCGAACCGGGTCTGCACCGATCAGGCGCTGGAGCACTTGTTCCGCCGCCGGGCCATGCTCCTGGCCATCCAGCTCGATATGACGGTTGAGGTAGTGACACAAAGTGGTCGCCTGGCGAGCAATCAAGGCGCTGCTGCACAGAAGACGCTCGAACATCGATGCAATGACGTCCTCACGACCATGCAGAAAAGCTGCCGCCACGCAGTGAGTGGGGGCGCTGAGTGCGATCTGCCATGTGCTGTCGACGAAGCGGGGTACACCGGGGGGCGCACCGATCATTTGCAGCGCTGCACTCACTTCCACTCCCTGATGTTGCAGGTCAATGAAATGTGTGATGACGCGGGTGTTGGCGCCCACTTCCGCCATGGCGTCCAGGTACAGCTCAAAGTGACTGCAATGGCCTCGCGTCGGGTGATCATCCGACTCCTCGGCCAGTACGATTTCATTGATCAGGCGTGCGGCCTTCGGATCAGTGGGCGGAAGCCAGGGGATCTGGGTACAGGTAAGATCTTGTTGCAGGCGTTTGGTCAGGGTCATGAAGTCCCAGACCGCAAATACATGGCTCTCCATGAAGTGTTGCAGTTTGCCAAGCGACGTTATTTCTGCAAATAACGGATGGTTGCACAGTTGTAGTTTTTTTTGTTCAAGCAAATGATGATGCATGGTTGACGCCTATAAAATTGTTGCGACTGCTCTAGTTGCAGTGATGGAGTTTTGTAGTTGTTAATAGAAGATTGATTTAACGGGTAGCCACGCGACAAACGCGGGTTCAAGACGCGACCGGCTGATTTAAAAGTTTATGGAGTTGGCGGGTGATAATAAACTGTTTAAA
This genomic stretch from Pseudomonas orientalis harbors:
- a CDS encoding diiron oxygenase, with amino-acid sequence MSVIEYRSFAEDWERRATIRTRPRRLLENDDKLIFPLYRQPLVLSATFLEHCPQWRNFVLAQSFYRFIHDIVVFETEIVDKTARSIAKNRFSLPLPLACRYDAMTVVVDEDYHALVALDFLQQAVELTGIQPLDLPGQIELSRALPAAQAQAPEHLRDAVELIVVAIAENTVTHDVAAFSKDDSVKSSVRGFMADHLSDEGRHAQFWTQLVRIYWQSASAEDRDSIAAVLPTFLAHYLTNDLQKSFDLQLIEHLDISADIRLALDDEIVALDFPVTRQHPLVGNIMSFLHHSGVLHTPGVARALDSYLPASGRLA
- a CDS encoding methyl-accepting chemotaxis protein; protein product: MNLKFSHKILLAASGVVVLAFALFTLYNDYLQRNTIRQNLASSIQQSGELTASSVQNWLSGRILVLENLAQNVAHQGSGADLPGLVDQPAFTANFQFTYVGQTNGVFTQRPDAKMPEGYDPRQRPWYKQAVAADKTMLTPPYMAAVGGQIVTIAMPVKKNGELLGVVGGDLSLQTLVKIINSVDFGGIGHAFLVSGDGQVIVSPDQDQVMKNLKDIYPGTQLRIEKVNQDVVLNGQDRILSFTPISGLPGADWYIGLSIDKDKAYAALGKFRTSALIAMLIAVVAIAVLLSLLIQVLLRPLTTMGVAMKDIAQGEGDLTRRLDVTSKDEFGEVGSAFNQFVERIHASISEVSSATRQVHDLSQRVMASSNASIIGSDEQSARTNSVAAAINELGAATQEIARNAADASQHASGASEQADDGRKVVEQTIQAMSELSQKISLSCTQIETLNASTDNIGHILDVIKGISQQTNLLALNAAIEAARAGEAGRGFAVVADEVRNLAHRTQESAEEIHKMITSLQVGSREAVTTMNASQVSSEESVEVANQAGERLVSVTQRIVEIDGMNQSVAAATEEQTAVVETLNVDINQINLLNQQGVANLNETLKDCDALSQQASRLKQLVDSFKI
- a CDS encoding amino acid adenylation domain-containing protein translates to MKRLTIECRGASQALRDLKLVLEQYGHTAGTELVDLVIEDGSQPSSALTDAPWMSLRVGIGPLTDQGLPGLQFRCYDRERRLLAVHDVADEPSGNGQRLRRRAENALVEWAASLVSGFSRDPGFFCAMPHSDTSPEQGLQRLEALAFMHRFNRTADPALLRAAQVPMIERLQASLGVFANRTALNIAGGAVTYRQLQEKAMAIQQRLLPLLESIEPPPVVGVCLEKSIELYASILAVLGCGAVYLPLSPDHPVKRQHSMLTSAGTCLLLANGVHPLRDHFVSIDVSTLVSHDIDPTQPLMRHRPHADAPCMALFTSGTTGQPKGVLLSQYNLAHFTAWLSSCVALDDTSRVLQFSPLSFDSSLIDIFPALIAGAELIVPSADQRHDPQQLVELIRLQRITHAFLPPALLSILPLDQPLGLCHLLTGGDFCEPYVIERLAGRCQLHNFYGPTEATVLATHRTFRLGDSNRNIGLPIANSQVLILDDHLQPVDEQVMGDLYIAGPGVGQGYLNGPTQADSPFVTLTLPNGQGLLAYRSGDLAKWTPDGIELGGRRDDQVKIRGFRVEPQEIEQCLRSSRLFRQVAVVIDKACRIIGFAAQPEPGATLASLKEHARQWLPEHMQPIAWSELPSLPSSSNGKIDRKALRATPNIRAQKAIRCSTPIQAQLVDLWAELLELSAGDVSIDDSFFDLGGHSILLSTLLLRLRGQFGCSLSLSQFFKAPTIRALALQIEGGALPDTPFNQMKKDASRPLDLKVLPEARAGDPSKAIVTGANSFVGVHIVQALLADGAKEVACLVRALPGQSAADRFTQALREYRLERLDLSRVQVYAADLRQPRMGLSCEAYEHIARHHGVLVHNAAQVNHVMDYTALAKENVEPVFECLRLCETHCKKVFNFISTLSACSSIDTDRYVLEAPASHALPLYVKNGYNLSKWVAERLLGRAVEQGAWVNIHRPGNISFNSQNGVCQPHKNRLMLMLKGSLQLGMVPRMEGNFDLMPVDFLARFIAFHSIRFVAGRNVFNLHNPQPLNWDQYLDAFSQAGHIFERISLQQWQRALRTVGHDNALFGVLGFYLDGLGEDIGDTSMIHYSNAQWGLEKMGTHYPPKSPALLRKGCDYLKAIGFL
- a CDS encoding DUF3050 domain-containing protein gives rise to the protein MHHHLLEQKKLQLCNHPLFAEITSLGKLQHFMESHVFAVWDFMTLTKRLQQDLTCTQIPWLPPTDPKAARLINEIVLAEESDDHPTRGHCSHFELYLDAMAEVGANTRVITHFIDLQHQGVEVSAALQMIGAPPGVPRFVDSTWQIALSAPTHCVAAAFLHGREDVIASMFERLLCSSALIARQATTLCHYLNRHIELDGQEHGPAAEQVLQRLIGADPVRRQQAYSIALEVLESRITFWDDVQTSMQEVHP